The sequence ATAATTCTGTACAAGATCAAAATTAAATTCCAGTTTACATAAGATCAGATTGAAAAATAAACACTTCTCTCAAAAATAGAGAATGGAGAAGAGTGAGATATTTTCGGAATTAtccatataatttatatatatatatcaaatgaaTTTTGGTGTTTTATTGGatttaaagaaaaatagaacaaaaaacaaaattgggTATAATACAGCCTGAATCTGTGTCAGACGTCAAAGGTAGGTCACAAGTGGAACAAGAGAGCTTCCTCGTTTCCTCCGCCTCACGAGAATGCCGCTCAAACATTCTTCGCCGGACACCATATCCTCCTCCTCCGACTCCGTCCGCCTCCTCTCCCGCGAAACCCTCCGCATCAGCGCCTCCCTCGCCTCCCCTCCCGACGATCTCCTCCCTCAGGCTCTCCCCGATTCTTCCCACTTTCTCCGTTCCACGCTGAGACTGATCTGCTGCGAGGAAATCGACGGCCGGAGATGGAAGTACGTCGCCGAGAGCGATGGCTCTGGGAAATTCAAGAGGAACTCGGTGGTTCGTGCTGTAAGCTTGGAGTCTCCTCGGACTCCTTTTGATGTACGCCACGTTCCCATTTTGAAATTGAGGTTTTGTTAGCAAAtgaaagtttcaaactttattCACTTTTTATTACAGGAAGTGGGTTCGTTCCTGAGATCTTACGTTGTACCTGAAGGCTTCCCAGCAAGTGTTAATGAGTCCTATGTTCCTTACATGACCTTTCGAGCTTTGAAGGTGTGTATTGTATGAATGTTTAAGAAGGATTTTAATAATTTGGGAGttaaattagtatttttttttacaaatttaggtgcctatttatatataattttttttcgaaAAGAGCTAATGTTTCATTAGGATTGGCCCATGACCGCCCTGAATATGTTATTGATCGTTTTGATTgacattgtttgtttgtttgtagcATTTCTTTGGTGGAGCGATGGGTGTGTTTACCACTCAAACCCTTCTCAATTCAGTTGGAGCCTCACGGAACAGTTCTGCTTCTGCTGCTGTTGCAATTAATTGGATTCTCAAGGTTTCAGTttcctcttgttttttttttgttttaacaaacGTACATGGCTTTACTTAATTGCTGAATATCTATTCAGGATGGTGCTGGGCGTGTTGGGAAAATGCTTTTTGCGCGTCAGGGAAAGAAATTCGATTATGATTTGAAACAGGTACTTGTTCTAAATAACTTAGCAATAGTAGATAGAAGAATCCTCTGAAACTCAGCTTTTTGAATTACAGTTACGGTTTGCTGGTGATCTTTTGATGGAGCTGGGTGCTGCTGTGGAGTTAGGAACTGCTGCCGTTCCGCACCTTTTTCTTCCTCTAGCTTGTGCTGCTAATGTTGTTAAGGTATTTAGTGGCCGCTAACACTCGTATAGTTTCCTTGTAGATGTttaatttgttgttttgttttattacaGAATGTTGCAGCAGTAACATCAACGTCTACTCGTACCCCCATCTATAAAGCCTTTGCTAAAGGAGAGAACATAGGAGACGTCACTGCTAAGGGAGAGTGTGTTGGTAATATTGCAGATCTGGTATGAGATCCTTCTCTTTATTTCTTGGGTGTTTTTTGttattcatcttttttttttgagtttaaaaaaattgttatataaATCGTATGTGCAGATGGGAACTGGGTTTAGTATATTGATATCCAAAAGAAATCCTTCGTTGGTTACAACCTTTGGTCTTCTGTCATGTGGCTATCTCTTGAGCTCATACCAAGAGGTACAGTGCAGCTTCAAGTACAGTATAccagtttgtttgtttttttttttttttttaacgtggCTAGTTCCCTTTCAGGTTAGATCTGTGGTACTGCATACACTGAACCGTGCAAGATTTACAGTAGCAGTGGAATCCTTTATCAAGACGGGTAAGTGATGATGCTAATCTAGCATGCAGATGAGTGTTTAGTCAATTCAAACTTTTCTAGCCTAGACTTCACAGTTCCGAATTTTGCATCTATCTCCAGGGCGGGTTCCCTCACTACAGCAAGGTAATATCCAAGAAAAGATATTTACTTTTCCATGGGTTGAGGATCGACCGGTGATGCTTGGTATGTTTTATGTAACActatattctttttgtttttcttctgcTAACCTTA comes from Brassica rapa cultivar Chiifu-401-42 chromosome A02, CAAS_Brap_v3.01, whole genome shotgun sequence and encodes:
- the LOC103852204 gene encoding protein root UVB sensitive 6 translates to MPLKHSSPDTISSSSDSVRLLSRETLRISASLASPPDDLLPQALPDSSHFLRSTLRLICCEEIDGRRWKYVAESDGSGKFKRNSVVRAVSLESPRTPFDEVGSFLRSYVVPEGFPASVNESYVPYMTFRALKHFFGGAMGVFTTQTLLNSVGASRNSSASAAVAINWILKDGAGRVGKMLFARQGKKFDYDLKQLRFAGDLLMELGAAVELGTAAVPHLFLPLACAANVVKNVAAVTSTSTRTPIYKAFAKGENIGDVTAKGECVGNIADLMGTGFSILISKRNPSLVTTFGLLSCGYLLSSYQEVRSVVLHTLNRARFTVAVESFIKTGRVPSLQQGNIQEKIFTFPWVEDRPVMLGARFKDAFQDPCTYLAVKPFFDKERYMVTYSPTKGKVYALLKDQASSDDILKAAFHAHVLLHFMNQSKGGASKSVEQLDPPAFAPMEYELESRIAESCEMVSTSYGIFKSSAAEQGWRMSESLLNPGRARLCHMNDEEE